In Oryza sativa Japonica Group chromosome 3, ASM3414082v1, one DNA window encodes the following:
- the LOC4331349 gene encoding protein WEAK CHLOROPLAST MOVEMENT UNDER BLUE LIGHT 1 isoform X2 has protein sequence MDEAPAPLGSSASHQESEGDQCQLQADRSHASASNDSSSKASDQMANRSVQTRIDTTAPIDSVKGAANKFGGSLDLRERRKQAQDELDKVQEKVSECLKRSQEAEAGRAQAVKELGGANGVIDELTLGLEKAQAEEARARQDAEIAELRLRETQQGVSESTAAKAELAVARDRHANAVADLQSVTAELEILRMEQPVAAAKADAAAARARRMVSSSQEAVKVVEELTAELVALKKELDASHHAHDEAEEKRMRLAQVLEQDKDQWQLVLEVSEQEVKKLRNSLIAAADLEYKVEAASEQLAALRAELFAHAVEGTIGEEAAAATASFWAKLDKTKKELEDVKATVDKAKDEAKCLRVAAASLSADLEKQKAELAALRRRDGVSATSIPSLEEELSRLTAALTAAQEARAKERSVETKLGALLEEARREAAQAKANAQSAQEEVSKARQEAILAKAAVDAMEARLEAAKRETLAATTSAEMAAASAAALQQEDENARRRRETGVGEGSVTLTMEEYDELSRRARETEEIAGKRVTEAVKLIKEAKDAEVRSLEKMAQLAKQVEQRRQALEAATMEVEEAEFSKLAAERELRQWRAEHEHQRRLTGEGMASPRTGLAEISVFDGGEGRGNPHILSPRGGYMPRTEMAAAEVEAGAKQRPTFFPRMVMFLARKRAQNWK, from the exons ATGGACGAAGCTCCGGCACCTCTCGGTTCATCCGCCTCTCACCAAGAATCAGAGGGAGATCAATGCCAACTGCAAGCTGATCGGAGCCATGCATCAGCCTCCAATGACAGCAGCAGCAAAGCGTCGGATCAGATGGCCAACCGCTCCGTTCAGACGCGCATCGACACCACGGCGCCCATCGATTCCGTCAAGGGCGCCGCCAACAAGTTTGGAGGAAGTCTTGATTTGAGAGAA AGGCGCAAGCAAGCGCAGGATGAGCTTGACAAGGTGCAGGAAAAGGTGAGCGAGTGCCTGAAGAGATCACAAGAAGCGGAAGCCGGGAGGGCACAGGCGGTGAAGGAGCTAGGCGGCGCCAATGGCGTGATCGATGAGCTGACGCTAGGCTTGGAGAAGGCGCAGGCCGAGGAGGCGCGAGCGCGCCAGGACGCGGAGATCGCCGAGCTGCGCCTCCGGGAGACGCAGCAGGGCGTCAGCGAGAGCACCGCGGCGAAggcggagctcgccgtcgccaggGACCGCCACGCCAACGCGGTCGCCGACTTGCAGTCGGTGACGGCGGAGCTGGAGATCCTGCGGATGGAGCAGCCGGTCGCTGCCGCCAAGGCGGACGCCGCTGCGGCGAGAGCGCGGAGGATGGTCTCCTCGTCGCAGGAGGCCGTCAAGGTCGTCGAGGAGCTCACCGCCGAGCTCGTCGCGCTgaagaaggagctggacgctTCGCACCACGCGCATGacgaagcggaggagaagaggatgagATTGGCTCAGGTGTTGGAGCAGGACAAGGATCAATGGCAGCTGGTGCTGGAGGTATCCGAGCAGGAGGTGAAGAAGCTGAGGAACTCGCTAATCGCGGCGGCTGATCTCGAGTACAAGGTGGAGGCGGCTTCCGAACAGCTGGCGGCCCTAAGAGCCGAGCTGTTCGCCCACGCCGTCGAAGGAACAATCGGCgaagaggcagcggcggcgacggcgagcttctGGGCGAAGCTGGACAAGACCAAGAAGGAGCTCGAGGACGTGAAGGCGACCGTGGATAAGGCCAAGGACGAGGCCAAGTGcctgcgcgtcgccgccgcgtcgctgaGCGCTGACCTGGAGAAGCAGAAGGCGGAGCTCGCCGCTCTGCGGCGGAGAGATGGAGTCTCGGCGACGTCCATCCCGTCCCTCGAGGAGGAGCTGAGCCGGTTAACCGCGGCGCTcacggcggcgcaggaggcgAGAGCAAAGGAGCGCAGCGTGGAGACCAAGTTGGGTGCACTGCTCGAGGAGgcgcggcgagaggcggcgcaGGCCAAGGCGAATGCCCAGTCGGCGCAGGAGGAGGTCAGCAAGGCCAGGCAGGAGGCCATCCTTGCCaaggccgccgtcgacgccatgGAGGCGCGCCTGGAAGCGGCGAAGCGGGAGACACTCGCCGCAACGACGTCGGCGGAGATGGCCGCTGCCTCGGCGGCCGCGCTGCAGCAGGAAGATGAAAAcgcaaggaggcggcgggaaACGGGCGTGGGAGAAGGCAGCGTGACATTGACGATGGAAGAGTACGACGAGCTGAGCCGGCGAGCACGGGAGACGGAGGAGATCGCCGGGAAGCGGGTGACGGAGGCGGTGAAGCTGATCAAGGAAGCCAAGGACGCGGAGGTGCGGAGCCTGGAGAAGATGGCGCAGCTGGCGAAGCAGGTCGAGCAGAGGAGGCAGGCGCTCGAGGCGGCGACCATGGAGGTCGAGGAAGCGGAGTTCAGTAAGctggcggcggagcgggagcTCAGGCAATGGCGCGCCGAGCACGAGCACCAGCGGCGGTTGACCGGCGAGGGCATGGCGTCGCCGCGCACGGGGCTCGCGGAGATCTCCGtgttcgacggcggcgaggggcgcgGGAACCCGCACATACTGAGCCCGAGAGGAGGGTATATGCCGAGGActgagatggcggcggcggaggtggaggcgggcgCGAAGCAGAGGCCTACCTTCTTCCCGCGCATGGTGATGTTTCTGGCGCGCAAGAGAGCTCAGAACTGGAAGTGA
- the LOC4331348 gene encoding protein IN CHLOROPLAST ATPASE BIOGENESIS, chloroplastic, which translates to MRPAVSRAAFASVLLAPRAVGVAARCASSSSSAASPSVAAATYDHASFIKEVAATDPPEHLSSLLNVLQARGEKLVSPGAKRGLIPLVVPLAESPAGNLTSLLRWPTAPSGMEMPVVEVRNHGLWLLAKNVNQYIHRVLVEADINGYADDLWSAVGDTGKKLYTKGDFKESQMADLDAYLLKKVGLFPDVIERKTSRHFEKGDYVSALITGEFYTRDQFPGFGRPFVFNAEILKRVGRTTEAKDSARVALKSPWWTLGCSYEEAAELAGWEDEQIEFIREKVSEEGKREDLKKGKAPEQVVLDEAAFLMDLASVDGNWDDVVDRIAGCYREAGLDDIAKFIAYRE; encoded by the exons ATGAGGCCCGCGGTGAGCAGGGCCGCCTTCGCGTCCGTGCTTCTGGCGCCGCGCGCGGTCGGGGTCGCCGCCCgctgcgcctcctcctcctcttcggccgcctccccgtcggtcgccgccgccacttacG ATCACGCGTCGTTTATTAAGGAGGTCGCCGCAACCGATCCACCGGAGCATCTTAGCTCGTTGCTGAATGTGCTCCAGGCACGAG GTGAAAAGCTAGTTTCTCCAGGGGCGAAAAGAGGCCTGATTCCACTTGTTGTTCCCTTAGCAGAAAGTCCAGCAG GTAATTTAACATCACTACTGAGATGGCCAACTGCTCCTAGCGG GATGGAAATGCCTGTGGTGGAAGTTCGTAATCACGGCCTATGGCTTTTGGCTAAGAAT GTGAACCAATATATTCACAGAGTGCTCGTTGAGGCTGATATCAATGGTTACGCTGATGATTTATGGTCTGCTGTGGGGGACACTGGTAAAAAACTTTACACAAAAGGTGATTTCAAAGAGTCACAGATGGCAGATCTTGATGCCTATTTGTTGAAGAAG GTTGGCCTCTTTCCAGATGTTATAGAGAGAAAAACATCACGCCATTTCGAAAAAGGAGATTAT GTGTCAGCTCTAATTACTGGAGAATTCTACACTAGAGATCAATTTCCTGGATTTGGAAGGCCCTTTGTGTTCAACGCAGAGATATTAAAAAG AGTTGGGCGTACAACCGAAGCCAAAGATTCAGCTCGAGTGGCTCTGAAGTCACCATGGTGGACACTGGGCTGCAGTTATGAA GAGGCTGCTGAATTAGCTGGGTGGGAGGATGAGCAGATTGAGTTTATACGAGAGAAGGTTAGTGAGGAGGGCAAGCGTGAGGATCTGAAGAAAGGAAAAGCTCCAGAACAG GTGGTTCTTGACGAGGCAGCATTTCTAATGGATTTGGCATCGGTGGATGGTAATTGGGACGATGTTGTTGATCGAATTGCTGGATGTTACAGAGAAGCTGGACTTGATGATATTGCGAAGTTCATTGCTTACCGGGAATAG
- the LOC4331346 gene encoding small ribosomal subunit protein eS17x — translation MGRVRTKTVKKTSRQVIEKYYSRMTLDFHTNKKVLEEVSILPSKRLRNKVAGFSTHLMRRIQRGPVRGISLKLQEEERERRMDFVPDRSALEVDDIRVDKETLDMLTSLGMADLPGVVRQPDASTSAPQQYGAARLPYARRDRA, via the coding sequence ATGGGGCGCGTGCGCACGAAGACGGTGAAGAAGACGTCTCGGCAGGTGATCGAGAAGTACTACTCGCGGATGACCCTGGACTTCCACACGAACAAGAAGGTGCTGGAGGAGGTGTCGATCCTGCCGTCGAAGCGCCTCCGCAACAAGGTGGCCGGCTTCAGCACCCACCTGATGCGCCGCATCCAGCGCGGCCCCGTCCGCGGCATCTCCCTCAAGCTccaggaggaggagcgcgagcgCCGCATGGACTTCGTCCCGGACAGGTCGGCGCTCGAGGTCGACGACATCCGCGTCGACAAGGAGACCCTCGACATGCTCACCTCCCTCGGCATGGCCGACCTCCCCGGCGTCGTGCGCCAGCCcgacgcctccacctccgccccgCAGCAGTacggcgccgcccgcctcccctaCGCCCGCCGCGACCGCGCCTAG
- the LOC4331347 gene encoding basic transcription factor 3, whose product MNVDKLKKMAGAVRTGGKGSMRRKKKAVHKTTTTDDKRLQSTLKRVGVNNIPGIEEVNIFKDDVVIQFQNPKVQASIGANTWVVSGTPQTKKLQDLLPTIINQLGPDNLDNLRRLAEQFQKQVPGAEAGASAGNAQDDDDDVPELVPGETFEEAAEEKEPEEKKEAEVEEKKESS is encoded by the exons ATGAATGTCGACAAGCTTAAGAAGATGGCGGGTGCCGTGCGCACCGGTGGCAAGGGCAGCATGCGCAG GAAGAAGAAGGCAGTTCACAAGACTACCACCACTGATGACAAGAGGCTTCAAAGCACCTTGAAAAGAGTAGGAGTGAACAACATTCCTGGTATCGAAGAGGTCAATATCTTCAAGGATGATGTGGTTATCCAATTTCAGAATCCAAAAG TGCAAGCATCCATTGGTGCAAATACATGGGTAGTGAGTGGAACACCACAGACGAAGA AGCTGCAAGATCTGCTTCCAACAATCATCAACCAGTTGG GACCTGATAACCTGGACAACCTCAGGAGGCTTGCTGAGCAGTTCCAGAAGCAGGTACCCGGTGCTGAGGCTGGTGCCAGCGCAGGTAACGCtcaggacgacgacgatgatgtcCCTGAGCTTGTCCCTGGAGAGACGTTCGAGGAGGCTGCAGAGGAGAAGGAGCCTGAGGAGAAGAAGGAAGCGGAGgtggaagagaagaaagagtcGTCCTAG
- the LOC4331349 gene encoding protein WEAK CHLOROPLAST MOVEMENT UNDER BLUE LIGHT 1 isoform X1 — protein MRYIFSFVLHLCCGMDEAPAPLGSSASHQESEGDQCQLQADRSHASASNDSSSKASDQMANRSVQTRIDTTAPIDSVKGAANKFGGSLDLRERRKQAQDELDKVQEKVSECLKRSQEAEAGRAQAVKELGGANGVIDELTLGLEKAQAEEARARQDAEIAELRLRETQQGVSESTAAKAELAVARDRHANAVADLQSVTAELEILRMEQPVAAAKADAAAARARRMVSSSQEAVKVVEELTAELVALKKELDASHHAHDEAEEKRMRLAQVLEQDKDQWQLVLEVSEQEVKKLRNSLIAAADLEYKVEAASEQLAALRAELFAHAVEGTIGEEAAAATASFWAKLDKTKKELEDVKATVDKAKDEAKCLRVAAASLSADLEKQKAELAALRRRDGVSATSIPSLEEELSRLTAALTAAQEARAKERSVETKLGALLEEARREAAQAKANAQSAQEEVSKARQEAILAKAAVDAMEARLEAAKRETLAATTSAEMAAASAAALQQEDENARRRRETGVGEGSVTLTMEEYDELSRRARETEEIAGKRVTEAVKLIKEAKDAEVRSLEKMAQLAKQVEQRRQALEAATMEVEEAEFSKLAAERELRQWRAEHEHQRRLTGEGMASPRTGLAEISVFDGGEGRGNPHILSPRGGYMPRTEMAAAEVEAGAKQRPTFFPRMVMFLARKRAQNWK, from the exons ATGAG ATATATCTTCAGTTTTGTGTTACACCTATGCTGTGGGATGGACGAAGCTCCGGCACCTCTCGGTTCATCCGCCTCTCACCAAGAATCAGAGGGAGATCAATGCCAACTGCAAGCTGATCGGAGCCATGCATCAGCCTCCAATGACAGCAGCAGCAAAGCGTCGGATCAGATGGCCAACCGCTCCGTTCAGACGCGCATCGACACCACGGCGCCCATCGATTCCGTCAAGGGCGCCGCCAACAAGTTTGGAGGAAGTCTTGATTTGAGAGAA AGGCGCAAGCAAGCGCAGGATGAGCTTGACAAGGTGCAGGAAAAGGTGAGCGAGTGCCTGAAGAGATCACAAGAAGCGGAAGCCGGGAGGGCACAGGCGGTGAAGGAGCTAGGCGGCGCCAATGGCGTGATCGATGAGCTGACGCTAGGCTTGGAGAAGGCGCAGGCCGAGGAGGCGCGAGCGCGCCAGGACGCGGAGATCGCCGAGCTGCGCCTCCGGGAGACGCAGCAGGGCGTCAGCGAGAGCACCGCGGCGAAggcggagctcgccgtcgccaggGACCGCCACGCCAACGCGGTCGCCGACTTGCAGTCGGTGACGGCGGAGCTGGAGATCCTGCGGATGGAGCAGCCGGTCGCTGCCGCCAAGGCGGACGCCGCTGCGGCGAGAGCGCGGAGGATGGTCTCCTCGTCGCAGGAGGCCGTCAAGGTCGTCGAGGAGCTCACCGCCGAGCTCGTCGCGCTgaagaaggagctggacgctTCGCACCACGCGCATGacgaagcggaggagaagaggatgagATTGGCTCAGGTGTTGGAGCAGGACAAGGATCAATGGCAGCTGGTGCTGGAGGTATCCGAGCAGGAGGTGAAGAAGCTGAGGAACTCGCTAATCGCGGCGGCTGATCTCGAGTACAAGGTGGAGGCGGCTTCCGAACAGCTGGCGGCCCTAAGAGCCGAGCTGTTCGCCCACGCCGTCGAAGGAACAATCGGCgaagaggcagcggcggcgacggcgagcttctGGGCGAAGCTGGACAAGACCAAGAAGGAGCTCGAGGACGTGAAGGCGACCGTGGATAAGGCCAAGGACGAGGCCAAGTGcctgcgcgtcgccgccgcgtcgctgaGCGCTGACCTGGAGAAGCAGAAGGCGGAGCTCGCCGCTCTGCGGCGGAGAGATGGAGTCTCGGCGACGTCCATCCCGTCCCTCGAGGAGGAGCTGAGCCGGTTAACCGCGGCGCTcacggcggcgcaggaggcgAGAGCAAAGGAGCGCAGCGTGGAGACCAAGTTGGGTGCACTGCTCGAGGAGgcgcggcgagaggcggcgcaGGCCAAGGCGAATGCCCAGTCGGCGCAGGAGGAGGTCAGCAAGGCCAGGCAGGAGGCCATCCTTGCCaaggccgccgtcgacgccatgGAGGCGCGCCTGGAAGCGGCGAAGCGGGAGACACTCGCCGCAACGACGTCGGCGGAGATGGCCGCTGCCTCGGCGGCCGCGCTGCAGCAGGAAGATGAAAAcgcaaggaggcggcgggaaACGGGCGTGGGAGAAGGCAGCGTGACATTGACGATGGAAGAGTACGACGAGCTGAGCCGGCGAGCACGGGAGACGGAGGAGATCGCCGGGAAGCGGGTGACGGAGGCGGTGAAGCTGATCAAGGAAGCCAAGGACGCGGAGGTGCGGAGCCTGGAGAAGATGGCGCAGCTGGCGAAGCAGGTCGAGCAGAGGAGGCAGGCGCTCGAGGCGGCGACCATGGAGGTCGAGGAAGCGGAGTTCAGTAAGctggcggcggagcgggagcTCAGGCAATGGCGCGCCGAGCACGAGCACCAGCGGCGGTTGACCGGCGAGGGCATGGCGTCGCCGCGCACGGGGCTCGCGGAGATCTCCGtgttcgacggcggcgaggggcgcgGGAACCCGCACATACTGAGCCCGAGAGGAGGGTATATGCCGAGGActgagatggcggcggcggaggtggaggcgggcgCGAAGCAGAGGCCTACCTTCTTCCCGCGCATGGTGATGTTTCTGGCGCGCAAGAGAGCTCAGAACTGGAAGTGA